ATTCAATTATCTCCGCGATGACACCGGCGCCGATCGTGCGTCCACCCTCGCGGATCGCAAACCGCAGCTCCTTCTCCATCGCTATCGGCGTCAATAACTCCACGTTCATCGTGATGTTGTCTCCCGGCATCA
This window of the Candidatus Zixiibacteriota bacterium genome carries:
- the tuf gene encoding elongation factor Tu (EF-Tu; promotes GTP-dependent binding of aminoacyl-tRNA to the A-site of ribosomes during protein biosynthesis; when the tRNA anticodon matches the mRNA codon, GTP hydrolysis results; the inactive EF-Tu-GDP leaves the ribosome and release of GDP is promoted by elongation factor Ts; many prokaryotes have two copies of the gene encoding EF-Tu) encodes the protein MPGDNITMNVELLTPIAMEKELRFAIREGGRTIGAGVIAEIIE